The genomic DNA AATTTTACAAAATCCATAACGTTTAAACTCCAGACAGATGGTAACTACTTATTATCAATGACTACAGCCTGTCCGGGCCTTAGTCTTTCATTTCCCTTAACAACAACGTCCATATCAGCAGCTAAACCCTTACCGCGCACTCCGGCATTCATGCCTTTGTACCCAATAACCTGAACAGGAACAGGAGTTGCTTTGCCGTCGACAATGATAATCACCATTGTTGCGCCGCGCATAGAGATCACTGCATCACGTGGAACTACAACTGTTTCGCTGGCAAGACCGGACGGCAGAGAAACTCTAGCCTCCATCCCTTGTGCAAGGCTGTTATCACCATGAACCCGAATCTTTACAGGAAAAGTACGGCTGGCAACATCGCCGCGTGGAATAACAGCAAAGACCTGCCCTGTAAGTTCTTTACCACCGACACTTATGCCAACTTCAAGACCCGGCTTAACAACCTGTGAAACATCCTGAGGAACATTTACGACAACGTCATAGCTGGTATTCATGCCTATTTTGGCAACTTCTTCACCGCGTGAAATCCATTCTCCAAGATATACGGTTCTTTTAATAACCACTCCGTCAAATGGAGCGCGGATCGTCTTTTTGGAATGCTGAATTTGGAGCATGCGCAATTGGGCCATGGAAGAGGCCATTTCACTTTCCATTGCCATCGCTCTAAATCTTTTGGAGTCATATTCACCTTCATGGACAGACCCACCTTTGAAAAGTTTGGTGATACGTTCATTATCGCGCTGAGCTGACTGATAATTAGCCTTGGCTTCAGCATAAGCGGCTTTGGATGCTCTAATCTCAGTATTTAGTAGATCTGAACCAAGGCGGATCAGCACATCACCCTTTTTAACCTGATTACCTTCCTCAACTTCAACCTTCACAACTTTACCGGTAACCTCTGATGCAACATCTGAAACTTCCGAAAAGTAAACCGTACCGATATATGCCGACTCAGGAGCCACTTGACCGGAATATGATTTGGCAATCACAACATGAGCCGGCGGCATCTGAGGAGCTTTTTTTTCTTCAGCAGCAAAAGCTGTAACTGTTGACAACAAGAACAAACATAAAACTAAAAGTTGAACCTTACGCATATTATATCTCCAGTAATAATTGTGCCCATTTAATGAATGATTCATTACGCAAGTTTTTATTTTAGTCAACACTGTTCACTATCTACAAAAGCGTATAAACTAAGGGGTCTCACCATATAAAACAAACGAATGTTTAAACATATTATGCAAAATATAAACTAAGTATGATTGACGGCACGAGTAATTCTTGTTTAGTTTTTTAAATCAAGCCTTTTAAACAGGAAAAATATGAAAACTCTGCTCACTTCACTTTTATTTTTTTTCTCAATTTTCATTGCTGGACCATCTGAAGCTGTCACCATAAAGAATAAGTGCAGCTACCCCGTAGCCGGATCACTTCGCTATGAAGAAAGCAATGTGATGTTTGCTCAATTCAGATTGGTCCCGGGCCAAAAGATACACCTTGGTAAAGGTATTTTTAATACAAAATTAATTTTGCGCACCATTCCCGATGCTGGAATGGATGAAGCCGCGCCCATTACAAGTACAAATTTAAAAACACCGGATTGTTACGTTGAGCTGAAGTCTTCTGATGAGGGGATAAAGGTCAGCGTGGATTAACTTCCTAACTGAGCGCGCCTCCCAGCCATCGTTTGGATAAAGAATGGCGAACAAATCACTGAAATATTTTAGCCCTATAATTTTCAAAAAAAAGCCAGCCTCAAATGAGACTGGCTTTTTTGTAATTTGGATGAATCTGATAAACTTGTAGTTATATAGAATTAAAATATTTTAAAGTTGATATAGTTAACAAAATCAGCGTATGTTAATTTTAATAACCCGACACTCAATGGGCTTAGGACGCTCTTACAATATCAAGAATATCAGCTTATTACATATTTATAGGAATGAAAGTAGCTATGCTCACCCGCAAGTCATTTGGAATATTCTTCATAAGCCTCTTTATTATTAGCTTATCTTGCCTGAGAGCCTTCGCCCATGCGGAAGTAAATATTTCCTCCGTAATATATCCTCCGATAATATCTAAACAGGTTATTCCCGGTCTTGGATATGGAATACTCAGAGATATTACGACTGAGTCTTTTAAGGCTGTCGCGGTAAAAGTAAATTATGATTTATTACCTATGGCAAGAAATGTTTGGTCAGTCGTGCAGGAGCAGGATTCCATTTGTTTAGGAAGTATAGAGTGGTTTAAAGAGCAGGAAAAAGATGTAATTGTTGATCATGTTGAGATTATTAACCTCACATTCAAGGCTTTTTATAAAAAAAGTAGATTCCCACACAGGATTACATTCGACTCGCTGGATGAATTAAGAAAATACACTTTTGGAAATGTTCGAGGTAGCAGTAGCCAGCAAACTTTTGATAATGCAAAAATTAAAACAGACCTGGTCAGAAATATACAGCTGAATTTTAAAAAATTAAATCTCGGACGATTTGATTTTGCAATTTCACTAGATGTGACCGGAAACTATTTAATTAGAAAGCTGTTTCCAAATCGTGTTTCCGAGTTTGCAAAGATTGAAAAGCCTTTGCTCAAAGCAACTCTTTCACTCATAATTTTAAAAGAGCAATCGAGATTAAAAGAACACTTTATGGAAGGATTAAGCATAATTGCGAAAAATGGAACATACTACAATATCTTAAAAAAATATTACGGTGAGGATGAAATTCCTAAGGGAACTATACCTAAATCTATCCTGCATCTTATGAAAGAAAATAAGAGATAAAGTGCGATGACTACATGAAATTTACCGTTCTAATGTTAACCCTAATAGCACTTGCTTCACATGCTAGAGCGAGAATATCAACATAGTCCGAATAACAAGAAAGCATTGTTAGAGCTGATTATTTTTACTGAAGAGTGAGCTTTAGTTAAAAAAACTTGAAAATATTAAAATGGAAAGCCCTTCCGATGCATGCATCGAGAGGGCTTTCTATTTTATATCTATATAACTGAGATCTACAAGTTAGCGAGAATAATCTCACCGAACTCTTTACAACCTACGGTTGTCGCTCCGCTGATCTGGCTTGAAAGATCAATGGTAACTTTTTTGTCAGCCAAGGCTTTTTCGACAGCATTTCTGACCAGCTCAGCTGCTTCACCGCAACCGATATGCTCAAGCATCATTGCACCGGAAAGAATCAAGCTACCCGGGTTAGCCATGTCTTTTCCTGCGATGGTAGGAGCTGTTCCGTGAGTTGCCTCGTAGAATGCAAGAGTATCGCCCATGTTAACACCTGGTGAAAGACCAAGTCCGCCAACCTGTGCGGCCAGTGCATCGGAAAGGTAATCACCGTTAAGGTTGGTTGTAGCAAGAACGCTGTATTTTTCAGGACGCATAAGCAGTTCCTGGAACATAGCATCAGCAATACGGTCGTTGATTACAACTTTACCGTCAGCTTCTTCGCCTTCTTTTACAACTCTACCAGCGTAATCTTCCTCAGCAAGATCATAACCCCACTGACGGAATCCACCCTCAGTGTACTTCATGATATTACCTTTATGAACCAAAGTTACGGACTCGCGGTTTTGCTCAAGAGCAAAATCAAGTGCTCTGCGAACTAATCGTTTTGATCCTGCTGGAGTGATTGGCTTAATGCCGATTCCAGCGGTGGGGTCAATTTTAGCGCCCATTTCGTCAACTAAAAAGTCGATGACTCTTTTTGCTTCAGGAGAATTGGAGCTCCACTCAATTCCAGCGTAAACGTCCTCTGTGTTTTCACGGAAAACGACAATATCAACTAAATCAGGTCTTTTGACAGGAGATTCAATGCCCTTGAAATATTGGATAGGACGGATACAAGCATACAAGTCAAAAGTTTGACGGATAGTAACGTTCAAGGAACGGAAACCTTTTCCAACTGGAGTCTGAAGAGGTCCTTTCATAGCCAGATCAGCAGTCTTCAAGGTATCAAGAGTAGCCTGAGGTAGATATTCACCGGTTGCTTTAAAAGCTTTTTCACCAGCAAGAAGTTCCTGCCAGTCCAGTGTTTTAGCACCGCCGTACGCTTTATCAAGCGCAGCGTTAATAATTGGACGTGTAGGACCCCATACTTCTGGGCCAATACCATCACCTTCGATGTAATATACTGTTCTTTTAGACAAAACTATCTCCTTGTGTAGGCGCATAGCTCTCTTTTCAGAAAGCAATGCAAATGGATATGCTACGGCATGGCACACATGTAGGTCCCACAATGAACCATACCTGACCAGATTAAATGTGAGTCATCTGAAGGATCACACCGGATACGCAATTTGCGTGAGATGCTGCTTTTTTTTCGTACGCATAGAAGTGTAAAATAAACAGTCTTCTGGATATGAGTGGTGTATTAAGCGAACATCTTTGCTCCGAGAAGCTCGGATTCAGAAGATGTTTATATGGTAAATTTGCAAAAAAGTAAACTTTTAGTACATTGTGAAAATTTGCTCATATATAATTAGTAATGCGCAACATTCATTTAAAAATAACTGCAAACACGAAAAGGGAGATCCGAGTTAACGGACCTCCCTTTCTGAGTATTGTCACCCACTGGTTAATTAACCAATGAGCTGCATTGCCATTCTCGGCATATTATTAGCCTGTCCTAGCATGGCCACTGCGGCCTGAGTCAAGATCTGGTTCTTAGTGAACTCAGTCATTTCAGTCGCGACGTCGACATCGGAAATACGTGATTCCGAAGCCTGAACGTTTTCAGCCTGGATTGAGAGGTTGGTAATGGTATTTTCCAGTCTATTCTGGAGAGAACCAAGGTTTGCACGAATCTTATCCTTGGATATGATTGCGTTATTCAGCTTATCAAGAGACTGCTGTGCAAGAGCCTGAGTGGAGATGGAGTTACCAGCGGCAGCACCAACACCAAGAGCAGATGCAGTAGAAGTATTGATAGAGACGTAGTAATAATCTTCCGCACTGTCATTACCAGATCCGAAATGGACCTTAACAGGGCCGGTAGCTGTTAGAGTATTACCGTTATGAGCAGAGTTCTCACCGGACAAGTTACCGTTAAGAAGGTGAATTCCGTTGAAGTCAGTTGCGTTGGCAATACGAGTAATTTCTGACGCCATGGCCTGATATTCAGAGTCGATGATCAAACGCTGGTCAGAGTTGTAAGTACCGGTGGCTGCCTGTGTGGCAAGTTCCTTCATTCGAATCAACTTTTCATCGATAACCCCGAGCGCTCCGTCAGCGGTCTGGATCATAGAGATAGCATCATTTGCGTTACGCATACCCTGATTCAAAGTCTTAACATCAGCACGCATCAGTTCGCGAATTGCGAGACCAGCTGCATCATCTGCTGCGGATCCAACGCGGAGACCAGAAGACAGTCTACGAGTTGAAACGCCAAGGTCGTTGTAAGCTGCACCAAGGTTACGGTTAGCATTCATTGCCATCATGTTGTGATTAATTACGAGCGACATAATAATTCCTCCTTGAATTATTTAAGAAAGTACGCCTAAGTGGTTCCTTCCACTTCGACCTAAGAACTAGTTGAATTAACATGTAAATTTTTCCCCTTTATTTCATAAAGTACCCTCCGGAACAGTTAGACTTGTAGCCTTAGGCCACAGAGTCCGGTAAAAACCGTCGTCGTTTAGAGGACATTTCAGCACTACCCGCTTTCGGACTCACGTAGGTGTCCGCCTAGTCTTTCAACAAATGCGCGGGACTCCTTAATGAATCCGCGACTCTTTGCAGGCACAGCTTTTAACGGCGTCGATTCTCACTTGTCCCATATTGGGAAATTTTCCTTATGCAGACTAAGCCCGCACATTACCAACCTCCGAGAATCTTCACCAAGCCAAGTGTTGAGTATGACCACTCTAAAGACATGCTTTCCCCGAACTCTCACCTCCGTTAGCAGTTAAAAAACTTTTCTCTGCCACGAACGATGCAACGGCCGTGCCTAAAGAAATGTTAATTAAAAGAAAGGTTCAGTTAATAACATTAAGAGTCTGTTTATATTAATTTTTTAATAATAAACAAAAAGATATATTTACGAAAGAAGGGAAACATAGGCAGGCATAAGGAAACATTTTCCTAATTGGATACGGAAAAAGATTCCTGCTTTGGCAGATAGAAGAATGGTAGTTTTACAAGAAATATAAAAAAGACATTCGGCGGATGTTATGAATATTTAAAGAGCTTTAACTCTAGGTGATATGAGTAAAACTAAACATAATCTCTTTACAAAACTAAGCTTCTTGATCTAATTTTATTAGTATTAATTACATAATCGTACTGATAAAAATTTCATTTTGAATTATCATTAAGACAACCTCACAAACCCATTTGGATTATTTAATTCAATGAAGATACGAAGCATCCACAAACTCAATGAGCAAATTCGAAACTACCTTTGCTCCTTCCTCACTGTATTTATTACAAGTTTGCTCTTTTCGCTTATGCTATTCTTTTGGATGATAGATAAAGACATCAATGAAAGGACAGATACATGGTCCAGCTATTTCGCAACAAGAATTGAATTCATTGAAAGCATCATTCATTCGAAATACCCACTCAATCATGGGATTATTACTATGATCAGAATTAACCCTGATGGTAGAATAATTAATAGCAGGCCGCATTTAGCTAATGAAGAAAATATCTCAAAGACTCCCCTCTACAAATCCATTCATAAATTTAAACCCGGACAAATCGGTTTAATAAAAAATGGTGACGAAAATGGGGATCACCGCGAAACACTCTATATGGTTAAGAGGCTAGACAGCTCTTTTGTAATCGCGGAATTATCTTCCGAAACATTGCTTCCAGTTATCCCACACAAAACTGAACTTTTTATTTTTGACAAAAATAACAACTGCATTTTTCACACAGCAGACACGTACAAACTACGCAAAGATAAAATCAGAATGATCATGTTTTCCTCAATGAGAATTTTTGCATCATCCAAAATCAAAGTCTATAAAGCTGGATCGTTTACCGTCTCAGCAGTTAAAAACATCTCGGCGGAGTTCTACGGAGCTACTCTCTTTATGTTACTGGCTCTTGCAGCAGTAGTTGCAATTCTTAAACGTTCAAATCGTCTAACTTGGGACTTGGCAGGCACTGAAGACGACTTCATTCGCATAAAGAAACTGCTCGCAAATGTCTCGATGATGCCCGGAAAAAAACTTAAGCATTTACCGGCTATTGAATATGCTGCTGAAAAAATAAGACAAGTAGATTGGAAGGCTGAAGCTGATAAAATGTCTTTTATGGAAAATAAAGAGTATATACTA from Maridesulfovibrio frigidus DSM 17176 includes the following:
- the icd gene encoding NADP-dependent isocitrate dehydrogenase; translated protein: MSKRTVYYIEGDGIGPEVWGPTRPIINAALDKAYGGAKTLDWQELLAGEKAFKATGEYLPQATLDTLKTADLAMKGPLQTPVGKGFRSLNVTIRQTFDLYACIRPIQYFKGIESPVKRPDLVDIVVFRENTEDVYAGIEWSSNSPEAKRVIDFLVDEMGAKIDPTAGIGIKPITPAGSKRLVRRALDFALEQNRESVTLVHKGNIMKYTEGGFRQWGYDLAEEDYAGRVVKEGEEADGKVVINDRIADAMFQELLMRPEKYSVLATTNLNGDYLSDALAAQVGGLGLSPGVNMGDTLAFYEATHGTAPTIAGKDMANPGSLILSGAMMLEHIGCGEAAELVRNAVEKALADKKVTIDLSSQISGATTVGCKEFGEIILANL
- a CDS encoding efflux RND transporter periplasmic adaptor subunit, whose amino-acid sequence is MRKVQLLVLCLFLLSTVTAFAAEEKKAPQMPPAHVVIAKSYSGQVAPESAYIGTVYFSEVSDVASEVTGKVVKVEVEEGNQVKKGDVLIRLGSDLLNTEIRASKAAYAEAKANYQSAQRDNERITKLFKGGSVHEGEYDSKRFRAMAMESEMASSMAQLRMLQIQHSKKTIRAPFDGVVIKRTVYLGEWISRGEEVAKIGMNTSYDVVVNVPQDVSQVVKPGLEVGISVGGKELTGQVFAVIPRGDVASRTFPVKIRVHGDNSLAQGMEARVSLPSGLASETVVVPRDAVISMRGATMVIIIVDGKATPVPVQVIGYKGMNAGVRGKGLAADMDVVVKGNERLRPGQAVVIDNK
- a CDS encoding substrate-binding periplasmic protein encodes the protein MLTRKSFGIFFISLFIISLSCLRAFAHAEVNISSVIYPPIISKQVIPGLGYGILRDITTESFKAVAVKVNYDLLPMARNVWSVVQEQDSICLGSIEWFKEQEKDVIVDHVEIINLTFKAFYKKSRFPHRITFDSLDELRKYTFGNVRGSSSQQTFDNAKIKTDLVRNIQLNFKKLNLGRFDFAISLDVTGNYLIRKLFPNRVSEFAKIEKPLLKATLSLIILKEQSRLKEHFMEGLSIIAKNGTYYNILKKYYGEDEIPKGTIPKSILHLMKENKR
- a CDS encoding flagellin N-terminal helical domain-containing protein; this encodes MSLVINHNMMAMNANRNLGAAYNDLGVSTRRLSSGLRVGSAADDAAGLAIRELMRADVKTLNQGMRNANDAISMIQTADGALGVIDEKLIRMKELATQAATGTYNSDQRLIIDSEYQAMASEITRIANATDFNGIHLLNGNLSGENSAHNGNTLTATGPVKVHFGSGNDSAEDYYYVSINTSTASALGVGAAAGNSISTQALAQQSLDKLNNAIISKDKIRANLGSLQNRLENTITNLSIQAENVQASESRISDVDVATEMTEFTKNQILTQAAVAMLGQANNMPRMAMQLIG